A segment of the Planctomycetota bacterium genome:
CGATGTTGCGGACCCGGGCCTGGGAGAGCAGGCGGTATCGTTCGTCCATCTTCTCGACGAGCCAGGCCAGGATCGCCTCGGCCTTGCGCATGTCGTTGACGACGGGGCACAAGAGTTGCGGCAGGCGGCTAAAGACCGACAGTTCCACCATCTTCGGGTCGATGAGCACGAATTTCAGGTCGTCGGGCGTCCGCGTAAACAGGAGCGACATGATGATGGCGTTGAGGCAGACGCTCTTGCCGCTGCCTGTCGTCCCGGCGATGAGGAGGTGCGGCATGACGGCGAGGTCCTTGACGAGCGGATCGCCGGTCGCGTCCTTGCCGAGGAACAGCGGCAGGCCCATGCGCCCCGTCGCGTCGCGGGCCGCCAGGATGATTTCTTTGAATCGCACGATCTGGCGCAACGTGTTCGGCACCTCGACGCCGATCGTGTCCTTGTCGGGCAGCGGAGCGACGATCCGGACGCTCGGCGCCTTCAGGCCGATCGCGATGTCGTCCGACAGGCCGATCACCTTGCCGACCTTCACGCCCGGCGCCAGCGCCACTTCGTACTGCGTGATGACGGGGCCCGTCTCGATGGCGACGACGCGGGCCTCGATGCCGAACTCACGCAGCGTCTGCGTCAACACCTCCGCCTGCTGGCGGACGTAGGCTTCCTGGTCGGTGTCCCCGTCGTGGGCGGCATCCTCCAGCAGGTCGGTCGGCGGAAGTTGATAGTCCTGATTCCGCGGCGTGGAGGGGAGGGGCGTGAACGCGAACTCCTCCTGTTCCTCCTCCTCGGCGGGGCGATGCGTGCGGCGGATGATCACCTGGCGTGGCGGCGGGGCGTCTTCCTCGGCCTCCTCGCGCTCCTCCTCGTCGGCGACCGGTTCCTCGGGCTTCGCACGTCGCGCCCGGCGGACGTCCGGCTCCTCGTCGGCCGCTTCGGCCACGGCGCCCGAGCCTCCCGACGCCGACGCCACCGGCCGGACGACCGTGAACGCCGCCGACGCCAGACGCTTCACCGGAACCCGCGCGCGGCCGGTAATCCACTTGAAAAACTTGTAGATCGCGACCGGCAGCAGGATGCACCACGTGTCCGTCAGGAGCAGAAGACCCACCAGGCCCACCGGCACGAGAAAGAGAACCAGGCCGAACTTGCCCAGGCCCGGCTCGAGGAACCGCCAGATCGAGAGGCCCAGGACGCCGCCGTTCGATTCCGGCAGGCGCGCCTCGGTCTTGATCATGGCGGACATGACCGAGACGGCGACCAGGAGCAGCAAGGCGCCGGTGACGCGGAAGACCTTGTCCTGGACGCCCTTCTGGGAGAGCCAGAGGAACGCCGCCGCCACGAGAAACAAGAGGAGCGGATAGGCCCCGTCGCCGAGGGCCCAGAAGAGCCGGTAGGCGACGTGGGCGCCGACGGGCCCGCACCAGTTGCACACCGGGTCGTTGGGCGGCCAGACGCTCGTAGAGGGCGGGTCCGCCGGGTTGAACGTCAGGACGCTGGTGATGAGAAAGAGGGCGGCGAAGAACGTGACGACGGCCGCAACTTTTCTGCCGAGACTGATCCGGTCCACGGGCACCTCGCTTCCGGTGTGGCACGGCGGGCCTTGTCCCGCCGTGCGTCCGCCCACGGCCGGGCAAGACCGGCCGTGCCACCCATTGTTAGAGGCGCTCAATGCGTGCCGCTTGAGCCGAAGCCCCCGTCGCCGCGGCGGCTGTCGGGCAACTCCTCCACGAGCCGGACCTCCGCCCGCGCGACCGGCGCGACGACCAGTTGAGCGATCCTCAGGCCGCGCGTGATCGTAAACGGCCGGCGTCCGACGTTGCCGACGATGACGCCCACCTCGCCGCGGTAATCCGAATCAATCGTGCCGGGCGAATTGACGACCACCAGGCCGTGCGCGAGCGCCAGGCCGCTCCTCGGCCGGACCTGCACCTCGTAGCCTTCGGGGATGGCGAGAAACAATCCCGTCGGCACGAGTTTGACGTCGCCCGGCTCAAGGGCGATCGGTTCGTCAACGGCTGCACAGACGTCCATTCCCGCCGCCGCCTCGCTCATGTATCGGGGCAGGGGAAGATCCTCACAGCCCGCTTTTCGTCGGACCAGAAGGGTTATCGGCATACGGAATCGGCCTCCTTGAAGCAAACTCGCGGGTTATCGGACGGTTCGCCCCGGCCGCCTTACTGGAAAAAGGGGACGGGAGTATTTTGCCGGAACGGCCCTCTCGTGCTTCGTAGCGAAGTAGCACTTCGCTACTTCGCAGAGTAGCATCGGGTGCTTCGCACAAAATACTCCCGTCCCCTTTTTCTTCAGGCAGCATCCATGGCGGCGGAGGTGTTGCAGGAGCGCTTGGCGTTTCATGGAATGGCTATGATGTCTTTGCTTGCGTCGGCGGGCACGCCGCGCAGCGCTTGCTCCCGGCGGTCTTCGAGGATCAGGCGAACGGCTTCGCGCAGACTTTCCAAGCACTCGGCCTTGGTTCGCCCCTGGCCGTTAGCGCCCGGAATCTCCGGGCAGTAGGAGATGTACCACGGACCGTCCTTTTCGATGACGGCGGTGAACTCGTTGTGCATTGCATTACCCTCCCGGTCTCTTCATCATTATTATACCACGCGACCGGAGCGCGTCCAGCGCCTTGGATTCCCATGGCGAGTTGATACGCGAGGGCTTGCCCCTCGCGCTGCTTTGCGAGCCGGCGGCGGAAGCCGCCGGCCATGCTCCCCGACTTGGCACATGCCACGGCCGATCGGGTGTAGCCGGGTGCTCCCGCCGCCGCCCTGCGGGCTATGGCGGGCAGGCCCGCACCCGGCTCGTACGCGACTCGGCCGGTTGATTTGGCGTCCCGGCGAGGCTATAGTGTCGGCCGACAGCAAATGCTCATTCGGGAGGACGTGCCATGTGGTTTATCTCCGTTCCGCTGCTCGTGCTCATGCTCCTGGTGGTAGGGATCACGATCCTGGTGGTCAAGGGAGGGTCGATCGCGCTGCGCCTGACGGGGCTGGAGGCATCGCGCGCGGACTTCCAGGCCCTTTCGGCGGTCACCGGAACGGGCTTCACGACGCGCGAGTCGGAACTGATCATGGCCGACCCGCGCCGCCGCCGCATCGTCGGCTTCCTGATGGTGTTCGGCAACGTCGTCATCGTGACGCTGATCAGCCTTCTGGTGGGCTCGTTTGCGGCCGTCGCGAGGACGGTCGAAAAATGGTACCTGGAGTATGGCA
Coding sequences within it:
- a CDS encoding DNA translocase FtsK — its product is MDRISLGRKVAAVVTFFAALFLITSVLTFNPADPPSTSVWPPNDPVCNWCGPVGAHVAYRLFWALGDGAYPLLLFLVAAAFLWLSQKGVQDKVFRVTGALLLLVAVSVMSAMIKTEARLPESNGGVLGLSIWRFLEPGLGKFGLVLFLVPVGLVGLLLLTDTWCILLPVAIYKFFKWITGRARVPVKRLASAAFTVVRPVASASGGSGAVAEAADEEPDVRRARRAKPEEPVADEEEREEAEEDAPPPRQVIIRRTHRPAEEEEQEEFAFTPLPSTPRNQDYQLPPTDLLEDAAHDGDTDQEAYVRQQAEVLTQTLREFGIEARVVAIETGPVITQYEVALAPGVKVGKVIGLSDDIAIGLKAPSVRIVAPLPDKDTIGVEVPNTLRQIVRFKEIILAARDATGRMGLPLFLGKDATGDPLVKDLAVMPHLLIAGTTGSGKSVCLNAIIMSLLFTRTPDDLKFVLIDPKMVELSVFSRLPQLLCPVVNDMRKAEAILAWLVEKMDERYRLLSQARVRNIAQYNRLSRDDIIERFGAANEADQARLIYHMPHIVVVVDELADLMMVAAKEVEMHVTRLSQKSRAVGIHLVMATQRPSVDVLTGLIKSNLPIRISFQVATRVDSRTILDSMGAEKLLGAGDMLFMTPGAHKFVRAQGAFVSEQEIQAVLDFVTKEAEPAFQRELVQLKAEDQDTDDAEDDLLAHGADDELYDQAVEIVLANERGSVSLLQRRLGVGYGRAARLIDQMAEDGLVGNYAGSQARECLLTLEEWEALKKRGGRHAATPAAHAESDEEDDPPDDE
- the dut gene encoding dUTP diphosphatase, which translates into the protein MPITLLVRRKAGCEDLPLPRYMSEAAAGMDVCAAVDEPIALEPGDVKLVPTGLFLAIPEGYEVQVRPRSGLALAHGLVVVNSPGTIDSDYRGEVGVIVGNVGRRPFTITRGLRIAQLVVAPVARAEVRLVEELPDSRRGDGGFGSSGTH
- a CDS encoding type II toxin-antitoxin system HicB family antitoxin, producing the protein MHNEFTAVIEKDGPWYISYCPEIPGANGQGRTKAECLESLREAVRLILEDRREQALRGVPADASKDIIAIP